From a region of the Dickeya poaceiphila genome:
- a CDS encoding type II toxin-antitoxin system RelE/ParE family toxin: MLKNLYWIASARKDMKEMPEEVQDVFGYALHLAQCGKKHSDAKVMTGFSGAGVLEVVEDYETDTYRAVYTVKIEDAVYVLHVFKKKSKKGIATPKPDMDKIRERLKQAEEHANSLRGK, encoded by the coding sequence ATGCTTAAAAATTTGTATTGGATTGCCAGCGCAAGGAAAGACATGAAGGAAATGCCTGAAGAGGTTCAGGATGTTTTCGGCTATGCCCTGCATTTGGCTCAATGTGGGAAAAAGCACAGCGATGCCAAAGTGATGACCGGATTTAGCGGTGCTGGCGTTCTTGAGGTCGTTGAGGATTACGAAACTGATACGTATCGGGCTGTTTATACAGTTAAAATTGAAGATGCCGTATATGTTTTGCATGTGTTTAAGAAAAAATCTAAAAAAGGCATCGCAACACCAAAACCAGATATGGATAAGATCCGTGAAAGGTTGAAACAGGCTGAAGAACACGCAAATAGTTTAAGAGGAAAATAA
- a CDS encoding conjugal transfer protein TraD, with the protein MTRKDIKQQIASAQERLYFLEAKKKQQTKKENTRQKIIFGAEVAKVLGCDIGYVDKELVFGVLLNISNLPERDIERYKAQGQVYIENVINKSKC; encoded by the coding sequence ATGACCAGAAAAGATATCAAACAACAAATTGCTTCAGCACAGGAACGTTTATATTTCTTGGAAGCTAAAAAGAAACAACAAACAAAAAAAGAAAACACACGCCAGAAAATTATTTTCGGTGCAGAGGTTGCCAAAGTCTTAGGTTGTGATATTGGTTATGTAGATAAAGAATTAGTCTTTGGTGTTCTGCTCAATATATCTAATCTACCTGAGCGTGATATTGAAAGGTATAAAGCACAGGGCCAAGTCTATATCGAAAATGTTATAAATAAATCCAAATGTTAA